One region of Zingiber officinale cultivar Zhangliang chromosome 7B, Zo_v1.1, whole genome shotgun sequence genomic DNA includes:
- the LOC122005932 gene encoding plasmodesmata-located protein 3-like isoform X1, with the protein MKVKVRVRLRVKAKAKAKATERAAGQEEEEPMARFLLQRPPPVPPPDSSGSFPLFTLSVAGLLTVAFLPLPSVASADLFRLVYKGCSNQTVGGGSAALTALSSNLTSQADSSKFYQATASSVDSEPSFLGLFQCRGDLSASDCSACVARILPMWSSLCSSDSAAVRVQLTGCYTLYQVSGFPQVPGTELLYKECGSGSSGDDFEGRRDTAFAQLQSGVTGGGGFYATSYGSVYALAQCEGDLSASDCSDCVMQASQKSKAECGGAASGQVYLNKCYISYRYYANGVATNGDGGGESSVGGQTGKTVAIVVGATAGAGFLIICFLFVRSVMKKKDNEW; encoded by the exons ATGAAAGTGAAAGTGAGGGTGAGACTGAGAGTGAAAGCGAAAGCTAAAGCTAAAGCTACAGAGAGGGCTGCagggcaagaggaagaagagccgATGGCCCGCTTTCTTCTCCAACGTCCTCCTCCTGTTCCGCCTCCAGACTCTTCCGGATCATTCCCGCTCTTTACGCTATCCGTCGCCGGGCTTCTCACCGTCGCCTTCCTCCCGCTTCCTTCCGTCGCCTCCGCCGACCTCTTCAGACTCGTCTACAAGGGCTGCTCCAATCAGACCGTCGGCGGCGGCTCCGCGGCGCTCACCGCTCTCTCCTCCAATCTGACTTCCCAGGCAGACTCATCCAAGTTCTACCAGGCCACTGCCTCCTCCGTCGACAGCGAGCCGTCTTTCCTCGGCCTGTTCCAGTGTCGCGGCGACCtctccgcctccgattgctccgCTTGCGTCGCCCGCATCCTCCCCATGTGGTCGTCTCTCTGCAGCTCCGACTCCGCCGCGGTCCGGGTTCAGCTCACTGGCTGCTACACCCTTTACCAGGTCTCGGGATTCCCCCAGGTCCCCGGTACCGAGTTGCTGTATAAAGAGTGCGGATCCGGGAGCAGCGGCGACGACTTCGAGGGCAGGCGAGACACGGCCTTCGCCCAGCTCCAGAGCGGCGTCACGGGCGGAGGAGGGTTCTACGCCACCAGCTACGGATCTGTGTATGCGCTGGCGCAGTGCGAGGGCGACCTCTCCGCCAGTGACTGCAGCGACTGCGTGATGCAGGCGAGCCAGAAGTCGAAGGCGGAGTGCGGCGGAGCCGCCTCCGGCCAGGTCTACCTCAACAAGTGCTACATCAGCTACAGGTACTACGCCAATGGCGTCGCCACCAACGGCGACGGCGGTGGCGAGAGCAGCGTTGGAG GTCAAACAGGGAAGACAGTAGCCATCGTCGTGGGAGCTACGGCAGGGGCGGGCTTCTTGATCATCTGCTTCTTGTTCGTTAGAAGTGTCATGAAAAAGAAGGATAACGAATGGTAA
- the LOC122005932 gene encoding plasmodesmata-located protein 3-like isoform X2, whose translation MKVKVRVRLRVKAKAKAKATERAAGQEEEEPMARFLLQRPPPVPPPDSSGSFPLFTLSVAGLLTVAFLPLPSVASADLFRLVYKGCSNQTVGGGSAALTALSSNLTSQADSSKFYQATASSVDSEPSFLGLFQCRGDLSASDCSACVARILPMWSSLCSSDSAAVRVQLTGCYTLYQVSGFPQVPGTELLYKECGSGSSGDDFEGRRDTAFAQLQSGVTGGGGFYATSYGSVYALAQCEGDLSASDCSDCVMQASQKSKAECGGAASGQVYLNKCYISYRYYANGVATNGDGGGESSVGVQVKQGRQ comes from the exons ATGAAAGTGAAAGTGAGGGTGAGACTGAGAGTGAAAGCGAAAGCTAAAGCTAAAGCTACAGAGAGGGCTGCagggcaagaggaagaagagccgATGGCCCGCTTTCTTCTCCAACGTCCTCCTCCTGTTCCGCCTCCAGACTCTTCCGGATCATTCCCGCTCTTTACGCTATCCGTCGCCGGGCTTCTCACCGTCGCCTTCCTCCCGCTTCCTTCCGTCGCCTCCGCCGACCTCTTCAGACTCGTCTACAAGGGCTGCTCCAATCAGACCGTCGGCGGCGGCTCCGCGGCGCTCACCGCTCTCTCCTCCAATCTGACTTCCCAGGCAGACTCATCCAAGTTCTACCAGGCCACTGCCTCCTCCGTCGACAGCGAGCCGTCTTTCCTCGGCCTGTTCCAGTGTCGCGGCGACCtctccgcctccgattgctccgCTTGCGTCGCCCGCATCCTCCCCATGTGGTCGTCTCTCTGCAGCTCCGACTCCGCCGCGGTCCGGGTTCAGCTCACTGGCTGCTACACCCTTTACCAGGTCTCGGGATTCCCCCAGGTCCCCGGTACCGAGTTGCTGTATAAAGAGTGCGGATCCGGGAGCAGCGGCGACGACTTCGAGGGCAGGCGAGACACGGCCTTCGCCCAGCTCCAGAGCGGCGTCACGGGCGGAGGAGGGTTCTACGCCACCAGCTACGGATCTGTGTATGCGCTGGCGCAGTGCGAGGGCGACCTCTCCGCCAGTGACTGCAGCGACTGCGTGATGCAGGCGAGCCAGAAGTCGAAGGCGGAGTGCGGCGGAGCCGCCTCCGGCCAGGTCTACCTCAACAAGTGCTACATCAGCTACAGGTACTACGCCAATGGCGTCGCCACCAACGGCGACGGCGGTGGCGAGAGCAGCGTTGGAG TTCAGGTCAAACAGGGAAGACAGTAG
- the LOC122005933 gene encoding 60S ribosomal protein L37-3-like, whose protein sequence is MGKGTGSFGKRRNKTHTLCVRCGRRSFHLQKSRCGSCGYPAARIRKYNWSVKAIRRKTTGTGRMRYLRHVPRRFKNNFREGTEAAPRKKAATAAV, encoded by the exons ATG GGGAAGGGCACGGGGAGCTTCGGAAAGAGGAGGAACAAGACCCACACGCTGTGCGTGCGATGCGGGCGGAGGAGCTTCCACCTCCAGAAGAGCCGGTGCGGTTCCTGCGGCTACCCTGCTGCTCGGATCCGCAAGT ATAATTGGAGTGTGAAGGCGATTAGAAGGAAGACAACTGGTACTGGAAGGATGAGATATCTCCGTCATGTGCCACGAAGGTTCAAGAATAATTTCAGAGAAG GCACTGAAGCAGCACCAAGAAAGAAGGCAGCAACTGCAGCAGTTTAA